A portion of the Trichomycterus rosablanca isolate fTriRos1 chromosome 17, fTriRos1.hap1, whole genome shotgun sequence genome contains these proteins:
- the ctns gene encoding cystinosin, which produces MMKQSAALTLLFLIIHVFTAYCDEKVTLSAPATVDLEEGFSKNITITASSPLNVTASIYFNVTFHSKNVSSIVGLPEEVVLPADNTSTQFEVQAKYVGQMTAYLYSNNSDILSSQTRIRFLIVRSNILTIINQVIGWIYFLAWSISFYPQVYENWKRKSVVGLNFDFLSLNLTGFIAYSVFNVGLFWIPYIKEEFLKNNPNGINPVDANDVFFSLHAVVLTLIYIFQCAIYERGGQKVSKVAILLLVFAWTFALITLFVAVAQKISWLNYLYYFSYIKLGITLVKYIPQAYMNYKRQSTEGWSIGNVLLDFTGGSFSLLQMILQSYNNDEWKLIFGDPTKFGLGLFSIFFDIIFMIQHYCLYCKKAPVYQILGEEE; this is translated from the exons ATGATGAAACAATCAGCTGCGCTAACACTATTATTCCTGATTATCCATGTGTTCACAGCATACTGTG ATGAGAAAGTGACCCTAAGTGCTCCAGCTACTGTTGATTTAGAAGAGGGGTTCTCGAAAAATATCACCATCACAGCAAG TTCTCCACTGAATGTTACTGCGAGCATCTATTTTAACGTTACATTTCACTCCAAAAATGTCTCTTCGATCGTTGGTCTTCCAGAAGAg GTTGTTTTGCCGGCAGACAATACATCAACCCAATTTGAAGTGCAAGCCAAGTATGTTGGACAGATGACTGCTTATCTGTACAGCAACAACAGTGATATTCTAAG CTCACAGACTCGAATCAGATTTTTGATCGTCAGGAGCAACATCCTCACTATCATCAACCAGGTTATTGGGTGGATCTACTTTCTGGCCTGGTCTATTTCCTTCTATCCTCAAGTCTATGAAAACTGGAAAAGGAAAAG CGTGGTGGGCCTAAACTTCGATTTCCTCTCACTTAACCTCACGGGTTTTATTGCATATAGCGTCTTCAACGTCGGCCTCTTTTGGATACCTTACATAAAG GAGGAATTTTTGAAGAACAATCCCAATGGAATCAACCCAGTGGATGCTAATGACGTGTTCTTCAGTCTGCACGCCGTGGTCCTTACTCTCATCTACATCTTCCAGTGTGCAATATATGAG AGAGGAGGTCAGAAGGTATCAAAGGTGGCTATTCTTCTCCTGGTGTTTGCTTGGACGTTTGCTTTGATCACACTTTTTGTTGCTGTGGCTCAGAAGATCTCATGGCTGAATTATCTTTACTACTTCTCCTACATTAAACTGGGTATCACCCTGGTGAAGTACATCCCTCAG GCTTACATGAACTACAAAAGACAAAGCACAGAGGGTTGGAGCATCGGCAATGTGCTACTGGATTTCACAGGAGGCAGCTTCAGTCTGTTACAGATGATCCTGCAGTCTTATAACAATG ATGAGTGGAAGCTTATATTCGGAGATCCGACAAAATTCGGCCTGGGCCTTTTCTCCATATTTTTCGACATCATATTTATGATACAGCATTATTGCCTATATTGTAAAAAAGCTCCGGTATATCAGATACTGGGTGAAGAGGAATGA
- the nrtn gene encoding neurturin encodes MKLWKCVSIILMLCGAALSIFLSKVLISPKAHVSSHLGLLSSSSSSSESSPAPASLTSTNSSSSSIGERLRRVRSANGDSSVASEFMHIFQSFTEGELKQVIDALVRRKAQRNSKQSKRTKRAKKGSKPCSLHDVEVTVSQLGLGYVSDETVLFRYCSGKCVASRSNYDLALRFLKRNHLLTRGSGDRARHVPCCRPTAFEPDIAFLDNRNGYNTIHEIFAQECGCV; translated from the exons ATGAAGTTATGGAAGTGTGTTTCCATCATCTTGATGCTCTGTGGTGCTGCACTCTCCATCTTCCTTTCTAAAGTCCTGATTTCCCCAAAAGCACATGTAAGTTCACACCTGGGACTTttatcctcatcatcatcatcatcagaatCTTCACCAGCACCCGCGTCATTGACGTCTACAAACAGCTCCTCCTCTTCGATTGGTGAAAGGCTTCGGAGAGTCAGATCAGCGAACGGTGACAGCTCGGTCGCTTCTGAAT TCATGCACATATTCCAGAGCTTCACGGAAGGTGAGCTGAAGCAGGTCATTGATGCTCTGGTGCGACGGAAAGCTCAAAGAAACTCCAAACAAAGCAAAAGGACTAAACGGGCCAAGAAGGGCAGCAAGCCGTGCTCTTTACACGACGTGGAAGTGACGGTAAGCCAGCTCGGCCTTGGCTACGTCAGTGACGAGACTGTTCTCTTCCGGTACTGCAGCGGCAAATGCGTGGCCAGCCGCAGCAACTACGACTTGGCGCTGAGGTTCCTCAAGCGCAATCATTTGTTGACTCGGGGGAGCGGAGACCGGGCTCGGCATGTCCCGTGCTGCCGACCCACGGCCTTCGAGCCGGACATCGCCTTTCTAGACAATCGCAACGGTTACAACACCATCCATGAGATTTTTGCGCAGGAGTGTGGCTGTGTATGA